A region of Peromyscus maniculatus bairdii isolate BWxNUB_F1_BW_parent chromosome 7, HU_Pman_BW_mat_3.1, whole genome shotgun sequence DNA encodes the following proteins:
- the Rnf111 gene encoding E3 ubiquitin-protein ligase Arkadia isoform X12: MKPALKFPMSQWTPEFTELYTLKVAMKSGTPPDAPTTQESLKGVLLHPQPLGATKSFPAEVEMINSKVGNEFSHLCDDSKQEKDMNGNQQEQEKSGVVRKKRKSQQAGPSYVQNCVKENQGILGLRQHLETPSDEDNDSSFSECLSSPSSSLHFGDSDTVTSDEDKEVSGRHPQPVLSAKSRSHSARSQKWPRTEAESVSGLLMKRPCFHGSALRRLPCRKRLVKSSSSQRTQKQKERLLVQRKKREVLAQRKYALLPSSSSSSENDLSSDSSSSSSTDGEEDLCASASENPGNPAAPSGSIDEDVVVIEASFTPQVTANEEINVTSTDSEVEIVTVGESYRSRSTLGHSRSHWSQGSSLHTGRPQEPRNRSRISTVIQPLRQNAAEVVDLTVDEDEPTVVPTTSARMESQTTSASISNSNPSTSEQASDATSAVASSQPSTVSETAATLPSNSAAGSSVGDDSRRTASSAVPETGPPAMPRLPSCCPQHSPCGGTSQSHHALAHPHSSCFQQHGHHFQHHHHHHHTPHPAVPVSPSFSDPACPVERPPQVQAPCGANSSSSSSYHDQALPVDLSSSALRTHGSGGFHGASAFDPCCPVSSSRAAVFGHQAAAAPTQPLVIDSYGSSMVAQPQPQPPPQPSLSSCRHYMPPPPYASLTRPLHHQASGCPHSHGNAPPQTQPPPQVDYVIPHPVHAFHSQISSHAASHPVAPPPPTHLSSTTAPIPQHLPPAHQPISHHIPAPAPPTQRLHPHEVMQRMEVQRRRMMQHPTRAHERPPPHPHRMHPNYGHGHHIHVPQTMSSHPRQAPERSAWELGIEAGVTAATYTPGALHPHLAHYHAPPRLHHLQLGALPLMVPDMAGYPHIRYISSGLDGTSFRGPFRGNFEELIHLEERLGNVNRGASQGTIERCTYPHKYKKRKLHCKQDGEEGTEEDTEEKCTICLSILEEGEDVRRLPCMHLFHQVCVDQWLITNKKCPICRVDIEAQLPSES; this comes from the exons GCCTGCCTTAAAGTTTCCCATGTCTCAATGGACTCCTGAATTTACCGAGCTCTACACCCTAAAAGTGGCTATGAAGAGTGGGACTCCTCCTGATGCGCCCACAACACAGGAGAGTCTGAAGGGGGTCCTTCTGCACCCACAGCCCCTAGGGGCCACCAAGAGCTTCCCTGCAGAAGTGGAGATGATTAACAGCAAAGTGGGGAATGAATTCTCTCACCTGTGTGATGATTCAAAACAAGAGAAGGACATGAATGGCAACCagcaagaacaagaaaaaagtgGTGTTGTGAGGAAAAAGCGCAAAAGCCAACAGGCTGGCCCCTCATATGTACAGAATTGTGTCAAAGAAAATCAGGGAATCCTAGGGTTGAGACAACATCTGGAGACACCAAGTGATGAAGACAACGACTCTTCCTTCAGTGAGTGTCTGTCTTctccctcttctagtctccattTTGGGGACTCTGACACTGTGACTTCAGATGAGGACAAAGAAGTCTCAGGGAGACATCCCCAGCCTGTTTTGAGTGCTAAAAGCAGAAGTCACAGTGCACGGTCCCAAAAGTGGCCTCGGactgaggcagagtctgtgtcAGGCTTGTTGATGAAAAGACCTTGTTTTCACGGTAGTGCACTGAGGAGACTCCCATGCAGAAAGAGACTAGTGAAGAGCAGCTCCTCTCAGAGGAcgcagaagcagaaggagaggCTGCTGGTGCAGAGGAAGAAGCGGGAGGTGCTGGCCCAGAGGAAGTATGCGCTCCTCCCCAGCTCCAGTAGCTCTAGTGAGAACGACCTCAGCAGCGACTCCTCTTCTAGTTCCTCAACGGACGGAGAGGAGGACCTGTGTGCATCTGCCAGCGAGAACCCCGGCAACCCTGCTGCCCCCTCAG GAAGTATTGATGAAGATGTTGTGGTGATAGAAGCTTCCTTCACTCCCCAGGTCACTGCCAATGAAGAAATTAATGTTACCTCAACTGACAGTGAAGTGGAGATTGTTACAGTTGGAGAAAGCTATCG GTCTCGTTCAACCCTTGGGCACTCCAGATCTCATTGGAGCCAAGGTTCAAGTTTGCATACAGGTCGACCACAGGAGCCTCGAAACCGCAGTAGGATCTCTACTGTTATACAGCCCCTGAGGCAGAACGCGGCAGAAGTTGTGGACCTTACTGTTGATGAAGATG aACCTACTGTAGTACCAACCACTTCTGCTAGGATGGAATCACAAACTACTAGCGCTTCCATTAGCAATTCAAATCCATCTACCTCTGAGCAAGCCTCTGATGCTACTTCAGCTGTGGCCAGTAGCCAGCCTTCCACAGTGTCAGAGACTGCAGCTACTCTTCCAAGCAATAGTGCGGCTGGTTCTTCTGTGGGCG aTGACTCAAGGAGAACTGCATCTAGTGCTGTCCCAGAGACGGGCCCTCCTGCAATGCCTCGGCTACCTTCCTGCTGTCCCCAGCACTCACCGTGCGGAGGGACGTCCCAGAGTCACCATGCATTAGCACATCCACACTCAAGTTGTTTTCAGCAGCATGGTCACCATTTCcagcatcatcaccaccaccaccatactcCCCACCCAGCGGTCCCAGTCTCCCCCTCCTTCAGCGATCCCgcttgtcctgtggaaagacctCCTCAAGTACAGGCTCCTTGTGGTGCAAATAGCAGCTCTAGTTCCAGCTACCACGATCAG GCATTGCCAGTTGATCTGAGCAGCAGTGCTCTCAGGACTCACGGAAGTGGGGGTTTCCATGGTGCATCTGCCTTCGACCCCTGCtgccctgtctcttcttcccGAGCTGCGGTCTTTGGCCACCAGGCTGCTGCTGCCCCGACTCAGCCATTAGTAATAGATAGCTATGGCTCGAGCATGGTTgcacagccccagccccagccacctCCACAGCCTTCTCTCTCATCATGTCGGCATTACATGCCACCACCTCCTT ATGCTTCCTTGACAAGACCACTGCACCATCAAGCCTCGGGTTGCCCTCACTCTCATGGAAATGCCCCTCCTCAGACTCAGCCTCCCCCCCAAGTGGATTATGTTATTCCTCATCCTGTACATGCTTTCCATTCTCAGATATCTTCTCATGCAGCATCTCACCCTGTGGCGCCCCCGCCCCCAACTCATTTAAGCAGTACAACTGCACCCATCCCTCAGCATCTTCCTCCTGCTCACCAGCCAATTTCACACCAtattccagccccagcccctccaACTCAGAGACTGCACCCTCATGAAGTGATGCAGAGGATGGAAGTTCAGAGGAGGAGGATGATGCAGCATCCAAC GCGGGCACATGAACGTCCCCCGCCCCATCCACATAGGATGCACCCAAACTATGGCCATGGGCATCATATTCATGTGCCTCAAACCATGTCCTCACATCCTCGCCAGGctccagagagatctgcctg GGAGCTGGGGATTGAAGCCGGAGTGACCGCAGCTACCTACACGCCTGGTGCGCTGCACCCTCACCTGGCCCATTACCATGCCCCCCCTCGGCTTCATCACCTACAGTTAGGAGCACTTCCTTTAATG GTTCCTGACATGGCAGGCTATCCTCACATCCGTTACATTTCTTCAGGACTGGATGGAACATCATTCAGAGGTCCTTTCAGGGGCAATTTTGag GAGCTGATTCATCTGGAAGAAAGATTAGGAAATGTCAATCGTGGAGCATCCCAGGGAACAATTGAAAgatgcacatatccacataaatataaaaag AGGAAACTGCACTGCAAACAAGATGGGGAAGaagggactgaggaagacacagaggaaaagtGTACTATCTGTTTGTCTATTTTAGAGGAAGGTGAAGATGTGAG
- the Rnf111 gene encoding E3 ubiquitin-protein ligase Arkadia isoform X8, which produces MKPALKFPMSQWTPEFTELYTLKVAMKSGTPPDAPTTQESLKGVLLHPQPLGATKSFPAEVEMINSKVGNEFSHLCDDSKQEKDMNGNQQEQEKSGVVRKKRKSQQAGPSYVQNCVKENQGILGLRQHLETPSDEDNDSSFSECLSSPSSSLHFGDSDTVTSDEDKEVSGRHPQPVLSAKSRSHSARSQKWPRTEAESVSGLLMKRPCFHGSALRRLPCRKRLVKSSSSQRTQKQKERLLVQRKKREVLAQRKYALLPSSSSSSENDLSSDSSSSSSTDGEEDLCASASENPGNPAAPSGSIDEDVVVIEASFTPQVTANEEINVTSTDSEVEIVTVGESYRSRSTLGHSRSHWSQGSSLHTGRPQEPRNRSRISTVIQPLRQNAAEVVDLTVDEDEPTVVPTTSARMESQTTSASISNSNPSTSEQASDATSAVASSQPSTVSETAATLPSNSAAGSSVGDDSRRTASSAVPETGPPAMPRLPSCCPQHSPCGGTSQSHHALAHPHSSCFQQHGHHFQHHHHHHHTPHPAVPVSPSFSDPACPVERPPQVQAPCGANSSSSSSYHDQALPVDLSSSALRTHGSGGFHGASAFDPCCPVSSSRAAVFGHQAAAAPTQPLVIDSYGSSMVAQPQPQPPPQPSLSSCRHYMPPPPYASLTRPLHHQASGCPHSHGNAPPQTQPPPQVDYVIPHPVHAFHSQISSHAASHPVAPPPPTHLSSTTAPIPQHLPPAHQPISHHIPAPAPPTQRLHPHEVMQRMEVQRRRMMQHPTRAHERPPPHPHRMHPNYGHGHHIHVPQTMSSHPRQAPERSAWELGIEAGVTAATYTPGALHPHLAHYHAPPRLHHLQLGALPLMVPDMAGYPHIRYISSGLDGTSFRGPFRGNFEELIHLEERLGNVNRGASQGTIERCTYPHKYKKVTTDWFSQRKLHCKQDGEEGTEEDTEEKCTICLSILEEGEDVRRLPCMHLFHQVCVDQWLITNKKCPICRVDIEAQLPSES; this is translated from the exons GCCTGCCTTAAAGTTTCCCATGTCTCAATGGACTCCTGAATTTACCGAGCTCTACACCCTAAAAGTGGCTATGAAGAGTGGGACTCCTCCTGATGCGCCCACAACACAGGAGAGTCTGAAGGGGGTCCTTCTGCACCCACAGCCCCTAGGGGCCACCAAGAGCTTCCCTGCAGAAGTGGAGATGATTAACAGCAAAGTGGGGAATGAATTCTCTCACCTGTGTGATGATTCAAAACAAGAGAAGGACATGAATGGCAACCagcaagaacaagaaaaaagtgGTGTTGTGAGGAAAAAGCGCAAAAGCCAACAGGCTGGCCCCTCATATGTACAGAATTGTGTCAAAGAAAATCAGGGAATCCTAGGGTTGAGACAACATCTGGAGACACCAAGTGATGAAGACAACGACTCTTCCTTCAGTGAGTGTCTGTCTTctccctcttctagtctccattTTGGGGACTCTGACACTGTGACTTCAGATGAGGACAAAGAAGTCTCAGGGAGACATCCCCAGCCTGTTTTGAGTGCTAAAAGCAGAAGTCACAGTGCACGGTCCCAAAAGTGGCCTCGGactgaggcagagtctgtgtcAGGCTTGTTGATGAAAAGACCTTGTTTTCACGGTAGTGCACTGAGGAGACTCCCATGCAGAAAGAGACTAGTGAAGAGCAGCTCCTCTCAGAGGAcgcagaagcagaaggagaggCTGCTGGTGCAGAGGAAGAAGCGGGAGGTGCTGGCCCAGAGGAAGTATGCGCTCCTCCCCAGCTCCAGTAGCTCTAGTGAGAACGACCTCAGCAGCGACTCCTCTTCTAGTTCCTCAACGGACGGAGAGGAGGACCTGTGTGCATCTGCCAGCGAGAACCCCGGCAACCCTGCTGCCCCCTCAG GAAGTATTGATGAAGATGTTGTGGTGATAGAAGCTTCCTTCACTCCCCAGGTCACTGCCAATGAAGAAATTAATGTTACCTCAACTGACAGTGAAGTGGAGATTGTTACAGTTGGAGAAAGCTATCG GTCTCGTTCAACCCTTGGGCACTCCAGATCTCATTGGAGCCAAGGTTCAAGTTTGCATACAGGTCGACCACAGGAGCCTCGAAACCGCAGTAGGATCTCTACTGTTATACAGCCCCTGAGGCAGAACGCGGCAGAAGTTGTGGACCTTACTGTTGATGAAGATG aACCTACTGTAGTACCAACCACTTCTGCTAGGATGGAATCACAAACTACTAGCGCTTCCATTAGCAATTCAAATCCATCTACCTCTGAGCAAGCCTCTGATGCTACTTCAGCTGTGGCCAGTAGCCAGCCTTCCACAGTGTCAGAGACTGCAGCTACTCTTCCAAGCAATAGTGCGGCTGGTTCTTCTGTGGGCG aTGACTCAAGGAGAACTGCATCTAGTGCTGTCCCAGAGACGGGCCCTCCTGCAATGCCTCGGCTACCTTCCTGCTGTCCCCAGCACTCACCGTGCGGAGGGACGTCCCAGAGTCACCATGCATTAGCACATCCACACTCAAGTTGTTTTCAGCAGCATGGTCACCATTTCcagcatcatcaccaccaccaccatactcCCCACCCAGCGGTCCCAGTCTCCCCCTCCTTCAGCGATCCCgcttgtcctgtggaaagacctCCTCAAGTACAGGCTCCTTGTGGTGCAAATAGCAGCTCTAGTTCCAGCTACCACGATCAG GCATTGCCAGTTGATCTGAGCAGCAGTGCTCTCAGGACTCACGGAAGTGGGGGTTTCCATGGTGCATCTGCCTTCGACCCCTGCtgccctgtctcttcttcccGAGCTGCGGTCTTTGGCCACCAGGCTGCTGCTGCCCCGACTCAGCCATTAGTAATAGATAGCTATGGCTCGAGCATGGTTgcacagccccagccccagccacctCCACAGCCTTCTCTCTCATCATGTCGGCATTACATGCCACCACCTCCTT ATGCTTCCTTGACAAGACCACTGCACCATCAAGCCTCGGGTTGCCCTCACTCTCATGGAAATGCCCCTCCTCAGACTCAGCCTCCCCCCCAAGTGGATTATGTTATTCCTCATCCTGTACATGCTTTCCATTCTCAGATATCTTCTCATGCAGCATCTCACCCTGTGGCGCCCCCGCCCCCAACTCATTTAAGCAGTACAACTGCACCCATCCCTCAGCATCTTCCTCCTGCTCACCAGCCAATTTCACACCAtattccagccccagcccctccaACTCAGAGACTGCACCCTCATGAAGTGATGCAGAGGATGGAAGTTCAGAGGAGGAGGATGATGCAGCATCCAAC GCGGGCACATGAACGTCCCCCGCCCCATCCACATAGGATGCACCCAAACTATGGCCATGGGCATCATATTCATGTGCCTCAAACCATGTCCTCACATCCTCGCCAGGctccagagagatctgcctg GGAGCTGGGGATTGAAGCCGGAGTGACCGCAGCTACCTACACGCCTGGTGCGCTGCACCCTCACCTGGCCCATTACCATGCCCCCCCTCGGCTTCATCACCTACAGTTAGGAGCACTTCCTTTAATG GTTCCTGACATGGCAGGCTATCCTCACATCCGTTACATTTCTTCAGGACTGGATGGAACATCATTCAGAGGTCCTTTCAGGGGCAATTTTGag GAGCTGATTCATCTGGAAGAAAGATTAGGAAATGTCAATCGTGGAGCATCCCAGGGAACAATTGAAAgatgcacatatccacataaatataaaaag GTAACAACTGATTGGTTCTCACAGAGGAAACTGCACTGCAAACAAGATGGGGAAGaagggactgaggaagacacagaggaaaagtGTACTATCTGTTTGTCTATTTTAGAGGAAGGTGAAGATGTGAG
- the Rnf111 gene encoding E3 ubiquitin-protein ligase Arkadia isoform X10: protein MSQWTPEFTELYTLKVAMKSGTPPDAPTTQESLKGVLLHPQPLGATKSFPAEVEMINSKVGNEFSHLCDDSKQEKDMNGNQQEQEKSGVVRKKRKSQQAGPSYVQNCVKENQGILGLRQHLETPSDEDNDSSFSECLSSPSSSLHFGDSDTVTSDEDKEVSGRHPQPVLSAKSRSHSARSQKWPRTEAESVSGLLMKRPCFHGSALRRLPCRKRLVKSSSSQRTQKQKERLLVQRKKREVLAQRKYALLPSSSSSSENDLSSDSSSSSSTDGEEDLCASASENPGNPAAPSGSIDEDVVVIEASFTPQVTANEEINVTSTDSEVEIVTVGESYRSRSTLGHSRSHWSQGSSLHTGRPQEPRNRSRISTVIQPLRQNAAEVVDLTVDEDEPTVVPTTSARMESQTTSASISNSNPSTSEQASDATSAVASSQPSTVSETAATLPSNSAAGSSVGDDSRRTASSAVPETGPPAMPRLPSCCPQHSPCGGTSQSHHALAHPHSSCFQQHGHHFQHHHHHHHTPHPAVPVSPSFSDPACPVERPPQVQAPCGANSSSSSSYHDQQALPVDLSSSALRTHGSGGFHGASAFDPCCPVSSSRAAVFGHQAAAAPTQPLVIDSYGSSMVAQPQPQPPPQPSLSSCRHYMPPPPYASLTRPLHHQASGCPHSHGNAPPQTQPPPQVDYVIPHPVHAFHSQISSHAASHPVAPPPPTHLSSTTAPIPQHLPPAHQPISHHIPAPAPPTQRLHPHEVMQRMEVQRRRMMQHPTRAHERPPPHPHRMHPNYGHGHHIHVPQTMSSHPRQAPERSAWELGIEAGVTAATYTPGALHPHLAHYHAPPRLHHLQLGALPLMVPDMAGYPHIRYISSGLDGTSFRGPFRGNFEELIHLEERLGNVNRGASQGTIERCTYPHKYKKVTTDWFSQRKLHCKQDGEEGTEEDTEEKCTICLSILEEGEDVRRLPCMHLFHQVCVDQWLITNKKCPICRVDIEAQLPSES from the exons ATGTCTCAATGGACTCCTGAATTTACCGAGCTCTACACCCTAAAAGTGGCTATGAAGAGTGGGACTCCTCCTGATGCGCCCACAACACAGGAGAGTCTGAAGGGGGTCCTTCTGCACCCACAGCCCCTAGGGGCCACCAAGAGCTTCCCTGCAGAAGTGGAGATGATTAACAGCAAAGTGGGGAATGAATTCTCTCACCTGTGTGATGATTCAAAACAAGAGAAGGACATGAATGGCAACCagcaagaacaagaaaaaagtgGTGTTGTGAGGAAAAAGCGCAAAAGCCAACAGGCTGGCCCCTCATATGTACAGAATTGTGTCAAAGAAAATCAGGGAATCCTAGGGTTGAGACAACATCTGGAGACACCAAGTGATGAAGACAACGACTCTTCCTTCAGTGAGTGTCTGTCTTctccctcttctagtctccattTTGGGGACTCTGACACTGTGACTTCAGATGAGGACAAAGAAGTCTCAGGGAGACATCCCCAGCCTGTTTTGAGTGCTAAAAGCAGAAGTCACAGTGCACGGTCCCAAAAGTGGCCTCGGactgaggcagagtctgtgtcAGGCTTGTTGATGAAAAGACCTTGTTTTCACGGTAGTGCACTGAGGAGACTCCCATGCAGAAAGAGACTAGTGAAGAGCAGCTCCTCTCAGAGGAcgcagaagcagaaggagaggCTGCTGGTGCAGAGGAAGAAGCGGGAGGTGCTGGCCCAGAGGAAGTATGCGCTCCTCCCCAGCTCCAGTAGCTCTAGTGAGAACGACCTCAGCAGCGACTCCTCTTCTAGTTCCTCAACGGACGGAGAGGAGGACCTGTGTGCATCTGCCAGCGAGAACCCCGGCAACCCTGCTGCCCCCTCAG GAAGTATTGATGAAGATGTTGTGGTGATAGAAGCTTCCTTCACTCCCCAGGTCACTGCCAATGAAGAAATTAATGTTACCTCAACTGACAGTGAAGTGGAGATTGTTACAGTTGGAGAAAGCTATCG GTCTCGTTCAACCCTTGGGCACTCCAGATCTCATTGGAGCCAAGGTTCAAGTTTGCATACAGGTCGACCACAGGAGCCTCGAAACCGCAGTAGGATCTCTACTGTTATACAGCCCCTGAGGCAGAACGCGGCAGAAGTTGTGGACCTTACTGTTGATGAAGATG aACCTACTGTAGTACCAACCACTTCTGCTAGGATGGAATCACAAACTACTAGCGCTTCCATTAGCAATTCAAATCCATCTACCTCTGAGCAAGCCTCTGATGCTACTTCAGCTGTGGCCAGTAGCCAGCCTTCCACAGTGTCAGAGACTGCAGCTACTCTTCCAAGCAATAGTGCGGCTGGTTCTTCTGTGGGCG aTGACTCAAGGAGAACTGCATCTAGTGCTGTCCCAGAGACGGGCCCTCCTGCAATGCCTCGGCTACCTTCCTGCTGTCCCCAGCACTCACCGTGCGGAGGGACGTCCCAGAGTCACCATGCATTAGCACATCCACACTCAAGTTGTTTTCAGCAGCATGGTCACCATTTCcagcatcatcaccaccaccaccatactcCCCACCCAGCGGTCCCAGTCTCCCCCTCCTTCAGCGATCCCgcttgtcctgtggaaagacctCCTCAAGTACAGGCTCCTTGTGGTGCAAATAGCAGCTCTAGTTCCAGCTACCACGATCAG CAGGCATTGCCAGTTGATCTGAGCAGCAGTGCTCTCAGGACTCACGGAAGTGGGGGTTTCCATGGTGCATCTGCCTTCGACCCCTGCtgccctgtctcttcttcccGAGCTGCGGTCTTTGGCCACCAGGCTGCTGCTGCCCCGACTCAGCCATTAGTAATAGATAGCTATGGCTCGAGCATGGTTgcacagccccagccccagccacctCCACAGCCTTCTCTCTCATCATGTCGGCATTACATGCCACCACCTCCTT ATGCTTCCTTGACAAGACCACTGCACCATCAAGCCTCGGGTTGCCCTCACTCTCATGGAAATGCCCCTCCTCAGACTCAGCCTCCCCCCCAAGTGGATTATGTTATTCCTCATCCTGTACATGCTTTCCATTCTCAGATATCTTCTCATGCAGCATCTCACCCTGTGGCGCCCCCGCCCCCAACTCATTTAAGCAGTACAACTGCACCCATCCCTCAGCATCTTCCTCCTGCTCACCAGCCAATTTCACACCAtattccagccccagcccctccaACTCAGAGACTGCACCCTCATGAAGTGATGCAGAGGATGGAAGTTCAGAGGAGGAGGATGATGCAGCATCCAAC GCGGGCACATGAACGTCCCCCGCCCCATCCACATAGGATGCACCCAAACTATGGCCATGGGCATCATATTCATGTGCCTCAAACCATGTCCTCACATCCTCGCCAGGctccagagagatctgcctg GGAGCTGGGGATTGAAGCCGGAGTGACCGCAGCTACCTACACGCCTGGTGCGCTGCACCCTCACCTGGCCCATTACCATGCCCCCCCTCGGCTTCATCACCTACAGTTAGGAGCACTTCCTTTAATG GTTCCTGACATGGCAGGCTATCCTCACATCCGTTACATTTCTTCAGGACTGGATGGAACATCATTCAGAGGTCCTTTCAGGGGCAATTTTGag GAGCTGATTCATCTGGAAGAAAGATTAGGAAATGTCAATCGTGGAGCATCCCAGGGAACAATTGAAAgatgcacatatccacataaatataaaaag GTAACAACTGATTGGTTCTCACAGAGGAAACTGCACTGCAAACAAGATGGGGAAGaagggactgaggaagacacagaggaaaagtGTACTATCTGTTTGTCTATTTTAGAGGAAGGTGAAGATGTGAG